The sequence below is a genomic window from Pseudorasbora parva isolate DD20220531a chromosome 4, ASM2467924v1, whole genome shotgun sequence.
TACAACATTTAATCAACATATTCCTTACATTTACGCAACATAGGTCATTAACACCCCAGCAGTAAAAACAAACTGATTTTACTCACGTTTTAAAACTGTGTGTAGATCAGTGTAAAACGCTCTCATGCAAGTAAATCTCACATGTTTCTCACAAGCGTGCAATCCTCACGACCCGGACGTTAACTTCGAGAGGCGGGATTTACGATTGTAGAGTAAAGACAAAGACTCAACCAATAGGATGACTGGATTAACAGATTGGCGTCTCTGTAAACCAATCGATTTAGTGTAAAAAGGGATTGACGTGAGTGTCCTCCAATGACCACAGTCTATTCAAGATATCACCACGGAGGTGGGACTTCCTTCAAACATTCGCTTTCCGGCCTCTCCTCCATTGAAGGGCACCAGTTTGCTTGGTAAGTCATGTCTCAAATTTTAACTGAAAAGTCTTTTTCCCTAGCATGTTTTAGAAAGCGTGGCTTTTATATTGCTTGCGAAACGAATATATTATACTTAAAGCACAGAGGTCGCTTTACATCATTACAATAATGACGTTCGTTTTAGCAAACGAGATGAGGTGGTTCAGGCATCATATTGTAATATCTAACACTTAATAAAATTATAGAAATTAACGTTACATATAAAATCTCATGTTAAAACGACAactacatttcacaaaaacatccTGCCATTACTCCAATGAGCAGATTGGTCATTTAACTTACTTATTCTTCGTGACCTTgcgtaaataaattaaaaactatGCGTACTTGTATTGTATTAATAATCCTTTATGAATTCTTGATCACCAGATTCGCACAGAAATCATGGGTGGACACGACGCTGGAACTCAACACCAGTTCACTGGCATCGCCAAGTACTTCAATTCGTACACAATCACAGGCAGGAGGAATGTAAGTTCAATTAAAATTATGcagttaaaataaaacatgcttTGCTGATAGAGATTGTTTTCACCACGGAATAAAAACCTAGTTTTATTTGTTAGTTTTCATCTAACTGGCTTTTTCTCCTCAAAATTGTGGGATGTAACGTTAAATGTCAAATTTTAATAGTTTTCCTCACTATTCTGGCTTTTCCTCCTCAGAAATGCCAATTATAAATTTCTATTCTAAAATTCTAATTTTAATAGTTATCTTTTTTCCCTtcagaattgtaagataaacttaaattaaatcCTGAATTATTTTAGGATCAGCTCTCTCACAGCatacttttttccccctcccTCAGAATTTAGATACAATCTTATTAGGTGGTAGAAAAGTTTCCATACGTTTTGCCTTTGTTTTTCACTAAATTAAAAGTACTTTTTGTGAACTCAACTTTTTTTCCCTCCCGCCCTTGACTCTAGTGTGTGTTGGCCACATACGCCAGCATTGCTGCCATTATCCTTTTCTTCAAATTGAAGCCCAAGAAGCAAAAGGCTGTGACATCAAGTTAATTTATAGTAAGTTCCACctgcatttaatttaaatgaacatACATTTCCAATTCCATTCCAACTCTTTTCCTCTGTCTTCAGGATGTATTGTGATTGCAGAATGAGCGGAGGGGAAGCTGGATGTCCTTGTTTTGACCTCATAACTTCAGTTCAACTAtgtaaagaataaaataaatcacTTGTACCCAACAAACGCTGTGTAGAAAACTTGTTTTATTTACACTTTGAGGCACTAGTATAAAAACTTGTACAGAAAATATGAACAGCATGCATTGCAAAGACCAGTTTCTGAATTAGAATGGAAAAGTTAAAATTGACACAAGGAGACCAGCCATGTCATGTTGAGATATTTGATGCATAAGGACCTTGAAAACAAGCatggaagagaaaaaaaagttagcTTACGAGCATAAGGTGTAATAGAGAGGATCAGCATTTGAATGATAAAAGAGGTATTGGTCGCTGCTCCTAGGTCTGCTCAGTGCTTTGATTTGTTCTTTCACTTCGCTTGAACCAATTTCACATGTTAGGGTGATTGGTGATATTTAAATAACGTGCACCATTCATGAAAAACAGATAGCTACATAAGGTCATTGTCCTCCGAGATCTGTGGCGACTTCACTGGGAGTTGTAGGCTCCTGCGGCCAGAAGCAGGTTGCGTCTGGTGAAGTGCAGGTGTGTGACGGGTGTGGATTTGCTGTGGTATGTCCCCAGCAGCAGCTCCTGAGAGTTATCAGGCAGGTGAATGTGGCCCGTCGCTGCAGTGAAGTCGTCCGTCTCCACGTCATCGAACGCCTTCATGGCATCCCACAAGCGAACTGTGTTATCCATAGAGCCTGGAACAAAATACACAGCGTTTCAAGCTGAACTTGATTACTTTTAACCCTGTAAAAAGCCTGAAATATTAAACAATAGTCCGGCAAAATGTATTCTTTGAAATAAAATAGTTTAGTAACcttcaaataaaaatgtgccTATGTTTTGAGTATCAATTTTTACATCAAGCTTTTATGGCTTATAGTATGATTTAAGAGAACATGGAGCTCATAATTGGGGGATAAAAATGCCTCAAGTTGCAGATGCAAATGCCTGTACCAGATATGATACTGTAACAACACTTTACATCAATCCAATCAAAACTAATCTTAATCTGTGGACAAACAATATTCCACAGATACGTGACCTTGAGATAAAGAGCCAACAGCCCAAACCTGATGCGAGGATTTCTCCATCTCTGCTGAACTTGAGGGCATAAATCGTGTCTGTGTGGCCTTTCAGTTCTCCGATCATCAGCCCATGCCCAAGATCCCAGAGTAAAACTCTCCCGTCTGTGGATCCAGAGGCCAGGAACTTTCCATTAGGTGCGAATGCTAGAGAATGGATGGGCCCCTGAAAATCAaacatttaccactttgtattATTACTCGtatgactaaaatataaaacaaattgaGGTATACAACAGTCATAGGATGATAAACTGCAAAGCATAGAAATAAGAAAGAAGAGATGAGCAGGTTTGTCGGTGAAGGGTTTAAAATTAGCTGTTAAGATAGAGAACAGATTTATTGAAAAAGATTTATAGTTTGATTAAGCTAACATTAACTTTAATAaagcataaataaaatataaaaatactagattttttaaaacttatttagaaaatttgaaacagaaataaaataagtttaaactaaagataaaaataaagctaaacacaactgataaaaaaactaaattgaaatgttaaattgaaaacaaaaatatataaatttctaaatattattaaatactaGGCCTATAAAAATAGTACTAAAAAAAACACCCGACAGAGTAAACAAATACCAAAAGAACTTCACAGAGACGGAGAGGGAGATGCAAAGTAAATTCAATGCAAAAGGCATTAATGGGATTTCCTGTGCAGTGCTGATTTCATTCATCCAGTCACCTTTGGAAGCCTTCAGTACCTTGTGACCTGTAAAAATGCGGACACAGTTTCCATTCAGGACATCCCAGAGGCGTATAGTGCGGTCGCTGGAGCCTGTGACCACATAGTTCGAGTTGGGGTGGAATCGCGTGCAGGTGACGTCAGCCAGATGCCCAGCAAATATCCGCAGTGGCTGATAATGATCCGTTGCCCAGAGCCTAGGAAgcaaataaagatttaatatgaatatttgattaAGGTCTTGaa
It includes:
- the atp5md gene encoding ATP synthase membrane subunit DAPIT, mitochondrial, with the translated sequence MGGHDAGTQHQFTGIAKYFNSYTITGRRNCVLATYASIAAIILFFKLKPKKQKAVTSS